TGCCACCCCCGGACGTCAGGTATGTCTTGCCCTTCGGATTGACGCCGTACAGGCCGAGCTTCCACGCCGTCAGGCGCGCGATGGCCTTCACCGCGGCGGCGGACGGCTTCTTGGAGCTGTAGGTGCCGAGCACGGCGATGCCGGTGCTGTCGGTGTTGAAGCCGAGGGTGTGGGCGCCCATGACGGGCTTGGCGACGCCGCCCGCGCGGCCCTCGTAGATCTTTCCGCACTTGTCGACGAGGAAGTTGTAGCCGATGTCGCGCCAGCCGTTGCTCAGCACGTGGTAGCGGTAGATGCCCCGGATGACGGAGGGCGCCTGGGCGCACGTGTAGTTGTTGCCGGTCGCGGTGTGGTGCACGAAGGCCGCCTTGACCTTCTTGGTGTACGTGAACCCGCCCTTGCGGATCCCCTCGTCGGCGCCCCAGCCGCGCCGTGTGGTGATGCTCGGCCGGGGGCCGATGTACGGCTTGGCGCGGGTGCCGTCGGCGGAGTCGGGGAGCCTCGCGGCGTACGCCGCCTCGGTCTCCTCCTTCGACAGGGCCGGGATGACGGTGGCCTCCGGAGCCGCGAGCTCCGCGTTGGCGGCGGCGGTCTCGGCCGTACGGGCGTCCAGGACGGGGGCGCGGTCGGCGGAGACGGGGCCGAGCGCGGGGACGGGAGCTGGGGCGGCGTCGGTGCCGGTGCCGGTGCCGGTGTCTGTGCTGGTGTCTGTGCTGGTGTCCGCGGCGGGCTGCTCCCCCGGGTCGACGAGCTCCAGGCGGAGGCCGCCGGGGAGTTCCCATGCGGTGGGGTCGGGGTCCGCCGCGTCGGCGGAACCCCCGGCCGCCGTACGGCCGTCGGTCCCCGCCTCGCCGGGCTGCGCCGGGCGCACGCGGACCT
The DNA window shown above is from Streptomyces sp. NBC_00670 and carries:
- a CDS encoding peptidoglycan recognition protein family protein; translation: MRGYLASSIGVTCAAALTLPLAPTAATAAASPSQTVSTTVRGAAPGAVPGSTAPGAVPGSTQSLALAPLSRTRAGAGAGVQGLTRREVRPFSLLGVVWDDPRAALHGTVQVRTRATGTHQWSDWQEVETHNDDHAADPGTAESRSGRVRGATAPLWVGDSDGVEVRVRPAQPGEAGTDGRTAAGGSADAADPDPTAWELPGGLRLELVDPGEQPAADTSTDTSTDTGTGTGTDAAPAPVPALGPVSADRAPVLDARTAETAAANAELAAPEATVIPALSKEETEAAYAARLPDSADGTRAKPYIGPRPSITTRRGWGADEGIRKGGFTYTKKVKAAFVHHTATGNNYTCAQAPSVIRGIYRYHVLSNGWRDIGYNFLVDKCGKIYEGRAGGVAKPVMGAHTLGFNTDSTGIAVLGTYSSKKPSAAAVKAIARLTAWKLGLYGVNPKGKTYLTSGGGNLYAKGRKVRLHTISGHRDGFATSCPGKRLYAKLGSARSTSAGYQGR